A part of Augochlora pura isolate Apur16 chromosome 1, APUR_v2.2.1, whole genome shotgun sequence genomic DNA contains:
- the Uxt gene encoding uxt prefoldin-like subunit codes for MNPDIQQKILLYETIVNDVLKDDLASLEQKLDSKNAEIAEFIQLKCVITTLQDNEFDKNGFKTQVNVGQNFYIEAHVPDASMLLLDIGLGHYLEFTLDQALVVINARIRLLEEQIALYRKDIAKAKAHIKLILLLLRELQDIKE; via the coding sequence ATGAATCCTGATATTCAACAAAAGATCTTGTTGTATGAGACAATTGTCAATGACGTATTAAAAGACGATCTAGCTTCGTTAGAACAAAAGCTTGACTCCAAAAATGCAGAGATTGCCGAGTTCATTCAGCTGAAGTGTGTTATCACTACTCTTCAGGATAatgaattcgataaaaatggtTTCAAGACTCAAGTAAACGTTGgacaaaatttctatatcgAAGCACACGTGCCTGATGCATCCATGCTCCTTTTGGACATTGGTTTAGGACATTATTTGGAATTCACTTTAGATCAGGCGTTAGTAGTTATCAATGCGCGAATCAGGCTGTTGGAAGAGCAGATTGCATTGTATCGCAAAGATATAGCAAAGGCAAAAGCTCACATCAAATTGATCCTTCTCCTTCTGAGAGAGTTACAGgacataaaagaataa